One genomic window of Metopolophium dirhodum isolate CAU chromosome 4, ASM1992520v1, whole genome shotgun sequence includes the following:
- the LOC132943837 gene encoding uncharacterized protein LOC132943837, whose translation MIEHSLTSVVQNMSSSMVKFTKEQDEILVESVAKHPPIYNPQSKDYKDLNIRDAIWKDISCNVGRSDEDCKRRYKNIKDAYLKNKRARIMNTGASASSKPSKWHLAPFLSFLDTIPQERNTTSNIYDTDNNEDSGSDEEEINITQDDIILQSLPVTQCPQSPSTSKAQKSTNKRKNLNVTELLEKRSKERTELMTQLIAKKNTDEYDDVDHFFKSLTLICQKVATTLNFTGEIENVDNCD comes from the exons ATGATTGAACACTCGTTGACATCGGTCGTTCAAAACATGAGTTCTTCAATGGTAAAATTTACTAAGGAGCAAGACGAGATATTGGTTGAATCTGTAGCTAAACACCCCCCAATTTATAATCCCCAAAGCAAAGATTATAAAGATTTGAACATACGGGATGCAATTTGGAAAGATATAAGTTGCAACGTTGGACGAAGTg ATGAAGACTGCAAGAGAAGGTACAAGAATATTAAAGAtgcctatttaaaaaataaacgggCAAGAATAATGAATACTGGAGCAAGTGCCTCTTCAAAACCCTCAAAATGGCATTTAGCaccatttttaagttttttggaTACAATACCACAAGAAAGAAA CACAACATCAAATATATATGATACTGATAATAATGAAGATTCTGGCTCAGACGAAGAGGAAATAAATATCACACAAGatgatattatactgcagtCATTACCAGTAACGCAATGTCCTCAATCTCCGTCGACTTCAAAAGCACAAAAATCgactaataaaagaaaaaatttaaatgtcactgaattattagaaaaaagatCCAAAGAAAGAACAGAGCTGATGACACAACtaattgctaaaaaaaatacGGATGAGTACGATGATGTTGatcattttttcaaaagtttaacTCTTATCTGTCAAAAAGTTGCCACCACACTTAATTTCACAggcgaaattgaaaatgttgacaatTGTGACTGA
- the LOC132943836 gene encoding uncharacterized protein LOC132943836, producing the protein MDTVDKEILKILLLEEEEDDEILRYLSEEKRKPHDPLFTKRSTEGYHEILINGHLKNNEIKFREFFRLNRNQFDFILNLIRDDLTLNPTFFIRKPISPEEKLAVTLRFLASGETYRSLSFAFRISHSYISIIIQNTLKSMKKHLLTHFIPNPSKLNMKEKAREFWTRWNFPNCIGAIDGKHIRMKCPKNTGSLYFNYKEHFSLVLLALVDANCKFLVIDVGSYGKEGDSGIFGKSKMGQQIYSGNFNFPSDEKLPGFDNSTPFVIVGDEAFRLHRHIMKPYSRSTAKQDRAKTIFNYRLSRCRRVTENAFGLLAQVFRVFHTAIAIDVEVCDDLVIVACCLHNMLRDAFLEKGNKIYYEYDEGQSIEMGTLCSRGGFASADGFDVREKFKQFFIQEGAVSWQNHQISRISSTNTSTNT; encoded by the exons atggataCAGTCGATAAAGAAATCTTAAAAATTCTTTTGctagaagaagaagaagatgatGAGATCTTACGGTATTTGTCGGAAGAAAAAAGAAAGCCGCATGATCCATTATTTACAAAGAGGAGTACCGAAGGTTATCATGAAATACTTATCAACGGCCAtctgaaaaataatgaaattaagttTAGAGAATTTTTTAGATTAAACCGTAATCAGttcgattttattttgaatCTAATAAGAGATGATTTAACATTAAatccaacattttttataaggaAACCCATATCACCAGAAGAAAAATTGGCGGTTACATTGAG atttttagcttCTGGAGAAACGTACCGTTCTTTATCTTTTGCTTTCCGGATATCACACagctatattagtattataatacaaaataccttAAAATCTATGAAAAAGCATCTGTTGACACATTTTATACCTAATCcgagtaaattaaatatgaaagaaaaagctcgagagttttggacaagatggaattttccaaattgtattgGCGCAATCGATGGTAAACATATTCGAATGAAGTGCCCAAAAAATACcggttctttatattttaactataaagaACATTTTTCACTCGTCTTATTAGCATTGGTAGATgcgaattgtaaatttttagtcATTGATGTTGGATCCTATGGTAAAGAAGGAGACAGTGGCATATTTGGAAAATCAAAAATGGGCCAACAAATTTATTCTggcaattttaatttcccaaGTGACGAAAAACTACCAGGCTTTGATAATTCTACACCGTTTGTTATTGTTGGCGATGAAGCATTCAGACTTCACAGACATATAATGAAACCGTACTCTAGATCTACGGCTAAACAAGATAgagcaaaaactatttttaattacaggTTGAGTCGTTGTCGTAGGGTGACGGAAAATGCATTTGGCTTATTAGCACAAGTTTTCAGAGTATTTCATACTGCAATAGCAATTGATGTAGAAGTATGCGACGATTTAGTTATTGTCGCATGTTGTTTGCACAATATGCTGAGAGATGCGTTTTTAGAAAAAGGTAATAAAATTTACTATGAATATGACGAAGGACAAAGTATTGAGATGGGCACTTTATGTAGTAGAGGTGGCTTTGCGAGTGCAGATGGTTTTGATGTTAgagaaaaatttaaacaattttttattcaagaaGGTGCAGTCTCGTGGCAAAATCACCAAATTTCAAGAATATCATCTACCAATACTTCGACCAATACTtag